A window of Quercus robur chromosome 12, dhQueRobu3.1, whole genome shotgun sequence genomic DNA:
TACTGGTAATATTTAGCATCAGCGCATCAAAATCCCCCATTACCTAGTCTTgccattgcaaaaaaaatttgcaattgtgtTACAATGCCATCCTATTTTTATGATGTTACTGTAGCaatttatatacatttttatgtgtttctaaaaaaaaaatatatatatatatatatatacacatttttatattgtttttttctctagtAATGGTGGGTGGgcatttttaagtattttttttaatgaagaggaagaatgaGAAAGAGTTagtgaaattaatattttaataaatagatGTGATAAATAAGAAATGCGAATCCTCTTACGCATCAAAACACTAGAATGTTGTATttggttttgtaatttttggctTTTGACCCATTATCCTAGAAGGCTAAAACCCTGAATCCCTCTCATATGAACCCTAAAACctaaattttgaacattttctTTCATCGATTCGAataattttgctttttatttaagaaagagaaagagagagtagagaTGGTGTTTGGGCAGGTGGTGATTGGTCCACCAGGATCAGGGAAAACCACTTACTGCAACGGCATGTCTCAGTTTCTCAAACTTATCGGAAggtctcttttctttttatttcgtTGGACCCGAATTTGTAAACTTATTCTTAGTTAgctggaaaattaaaaaaattgtatacttAAGGGATTGAGTTTATATGTTTCTTCTTCTATGTGGAAATAATAATAAGGTATGATATTAATGTGaatgttcttttgttttttggtatgCACAGGAAGGTTGCTATTATCAATTTGGATCCTGCTAATGACTCTTTGCCGTATCCTTTTccactttatttatatatgggaTTATcgggtttttattattttgcttgTAGTGTGTTGAGATAAAGCTTCCTTTACGAAATTATATAGGTACGAATGCGCTGTGAACATTGAGGATCTTATAAAACTAAGTGATGTAATGACAGAGCATTCTCTTGGTCCGAATGGAGGTGAGCGTGTGTGTGCGTCCTTGTTAATTTGCATCCGATGAGTGTTCTTTAATGTATTTATGTGTTAAGGTTGTGTAATGCTTATCAACTAGGTGGGTTCAAAACTTGCcaggtttttgtgtgtgtaacttATCATTctattaaaagaagaagaagaatagttaGCTACTGCATTTGGCTTTCGAAGCCACCTTTGAAAATGGAAATGTACATaatgtttacctttcttttttgataagtaataaaactTCATTAATACAAGGAACCAAAGCGCACAGGCAGTGTACTAAGGATCCAGCAAAATGTTTACCTTTCTCATGTCCACATCTTCTCCAACATTACccaccaaaagaaaatttaaaaattcatttttgaatAGGTTATATGGTTTGTAGTCTCTTTAAGAGTTCTATGAGTTTTGACTAACCAAGTGGTGGTACTTAGGTGTGTGCTCTTGTTCAACATGCTTGTCACTTATCTGCTGTATTAGTCATGCAGTTCCTgaagtttattttgttatgcTCAAACAGGCCTTGTGTACTGTATGGATTATCTGGAGAAAAATATTGATTGGCTGCAATCAAAATTGGAACCCCTCCTCAAAGGTTTGTATACTGTGCCTttacttcaaaatttttaattttataggcTTTATAAATGATAACTTTGtgctttcttatattttttgtataatttcaAGCTTTGTAGTCTCTAGAAATTGgagtctttctctctcctttttatttttgtttgaactttcatttacatgctttcaattttttaagttgGTCTACTGAACTATAATAAAATGTTGGGATGCAATGTTGTTTAATGATGGTATTAACTTTGCAGATCACTATCTTCTCTTTGATTTTCCCGGCCAGGTTGaactattttttcttcactCCAATGCCAAGACAGTCATCATGAAACTCATAAAGAAATTGAATCTTAGGGTATGATTATGTCTTCTACGTTTATATGATATTTGGCATCTTTCAGGACCCTGAACAGCTGAATTGACCTCATCTTCTTGTGTGTCAATGTTCAATTATAAAAATCTTATTGGATTCTTCATTTTATGCAGCTGACTGCAGTTCATTTAGTTGATGCCCATCTTTGCAGTGACCCTGGGAAGTATGTTAGCGCATTGCTTCTCACTTTGTCAACCATGCTACATCTAGAACTCCCACACATTAATGTCTTATCCAAGATTGATTTAATTGAGAACTATGGAAAGCTAGGTATGGTTATAGCTTTTCTTATTTTGACATTAAGCGTGAAATATATGCTATGATCATAAAAGTGTTGGTTGTGCTTTATTAATTGTTACTTTTTGGTGTGCTGCAGCTTTCAATCTTGATTTTTATACCGATGTGGAAGATTTATCTTATTTACAACACCATCTTGATCAGGATCCTCGCTCTGCCAAATACAGGTATGATTTAGGGTAGAATTCATTATGCAATTTGTATAAATTAGTCTTTGATTTTTAATCTATGCACACTATATTGAATCATACTTGGGTGTCATTGTTAAAAATTTCcaatttgttttcttcattAGTATGTTGCAATTGTTCCAATGCCATACTGTAGTGAATATAGCAGTCATTCCTGCTAACATATCTGGCATATTTATAGAATTATGACAGCGGTGCAAATACTAAAACTTCGGACTTAGAATGTATCAGTTAACATTTAGTATGTAAGGTTCCTCTAATATCAAATGATATAATGCTACTGAGAAGgtgtttcaatattttttatgggGCACCTAATATGTTTTCACATCTCTTGAATTAATGTAAGTGCTGCCTTCTCATGGCACTTTTGCCATCACCTACCGTCATTGCACTGCCTATTGGCTTTAGATGGGACTTAACTTTAGGATTAGATTATTCCATTTTCTTTTGGGTTGCTTTGACCAGCAATTCAACCCTGTTACCAGTGGCATATCATATGTAAAAACTTGTAACTAATAGAAAATGGAAACCATGATGACCAGTCATCCTAAGGCAATTAGTTAGGGTTTAATGACTGGCTTGGGCTAGGGGTCAATCTGACTGGTCAGCATGTATTCTATTTGCAACGGCCAAGGTCCAGCTATGGTTTGAATTATTGCATTCATCAATCCCTTTTGATAGTTAGAGTGAACTTTTGCAAATGTTGGTTACACTTGAAAAATTATGGAAATATTGCATTATTATTGTAGAAAGCCATTACATTAATATGAATTCTCTTCCAACAATTTTGGTTTTAAGAGAccattattaaaaaatgataataaataaaagaataaaatgtatCAAAAGAATCATTTGGTACTGATAGGTGGATATTTTGGTTCTAGGTATGATAATggctcaaaattttaattttattgtattagatAGCTATATTGATGGACAAGATATTGCATCCTAAAGAAGCTATATATCAAGGGAAATTCATGTGTTGAATacgtgtatttttttttaggagagaATACCTTGGGGAAACTCCAATTGAGAGGTTAATATAAGTAGggttgtaaatgaaccaagccgTTCATAAATAGCTCGGGCTTGGTTTGATAAAAAGCtcgttcatgtttgtttgtttataaacaaaccaAGCTTAAGCTTTAGTTTTAGGATTGCTTAATAAACGAGCCGAGCCTGAGTAAAAAGtattgttcatgaacaagtTTGTGAACACCAAGGCTCGatacaaaagtaacaaaacaagTTGAGCCTAGTcttatttatgagtttggtaataaaattgatatgagcttgacatataaactcatatctttctaaaactttaattaattataagttgAGACCACTTATCCAAACAAAATAGACTGGATAATAAACTTGATGTAGGTTTGATAATATACTTGTGTGGGATCTCAGGCTCAAAAACATGATATCGAGCTTGAGTTTGGGCTTGATATAGAGCTCGAGCTTGGTTTGACTAATGAACCATGCCAAGCCGAGCTGAGCTCAagattttatactttataacaAGCTCAAGCTTGAACATTATTTATAGGCTCGTATCGAGCTCAAGCCAAGCTTGAATATTCTACTTTTGTTGCCGAGCCGAGCTTAAACATTCACTACTCAACAAAACTTGGCTCGTTTACGGCCCTGTATAACATATAGGGACACTACTTAATCCAAAAGCTTAAGCCCAGTTATGTGATATTAACTACTCAATCTTCTCATTAGTATCCAATGTTGGACTTCACTAAACTAACCACACCACTCACACTTGAATATCACAACATTTTCCACATTAACTTTTGgtgtcattaaattaataagtGGTTTAACTAGATGTCATGATAGAAATTTAATATCTACTCTTTCTTGGACACAATACAGTGCATCGTAAAGAAAACCAAATAAGTGCTTTCATGTTGCCTAAATGCCTAGTTAGATTGAAATCAGCTTAAAGATATGGACCTTTGGTTTTGATTCTCTTGGTGGTGTCAaagttttatagtttttattataCCTCTTACACAACTTGAATCAATATTTAGTCATATAATGGTACAAGGTATTGTCAAGGTATTCAAGACATAATTGATTAATAATTTCTGACTTTTCTGGTGTTTCCATTGAGGTGCTAATAAGAAATGGAAAGATAATTAATTACAATCAGTAGCTTGTCTATGCCCTTTTGAAAGCTGATGTATTATTTCTGAATGTGTGTTCAGAAATTAACATTTGTATAAGTAAGTTGTTTGTGAATCTTATTCCAGGAAACTCACTAAGGAGCTATGTGATGTGATAGAAGACTTCAGTCTTGTCAATTTTTCGACCTTAGATATTCAGGTCTGCCAGTCTCTCTGTTTTTCCTTCTtgaaattgcttttttttttggtgttcttAGTTAGATGTTGCTTTTCAGGATAAAGAGAGTGTAGGGAATCTTGTGAAGCTGATAGACAAGACCAATGGATACATTTTTTCTGGCATAGAAGCAAGTGCTGTTGAATTTAGCAAGATTGCAGTGGGTCCTCTTGATTGGGATTACTACAGATATCCTTGTCTTCTTTTGATTCTTAATATCATATTTGctcattttagccaaaaaaaaaaaaaataataataataatatcatatttgctcttaaaaattggtttttataCAAAATGTGACTGGCCAAAATCTCATAACTTGTGTTATGACATATTTA
This region includes:
- the LOC126709203 gene encoding GPN-loop GTPase QQT1, with translation MVFGQVVIGPPGSGKTTYCNGMSQFLKLIGRKVAIINLDPANDSLPYECAVNIEDLIKLSDVMTEHSLGPNGGLVYCMDYLEKNIDWLQSKLEPLLKDHYLLFDFPGQVELFFLHSNAKTVIMKLIKKLNLRLTAVHLVDAHLCSDPGKYVSALLLTLSTMLHLELPHINVLSKIDLIENYGKLAFNLDFYTDVEDLSYLQHHLDQDPRSAKYRKLTKELCDVIEDFSLVNFSTLDIQDKESVGNLVKLIDKTNGYIFSGIEASAVEFSKIAVGPLDWDYYRVAAVQEKYIKDDENFD